In a single window of the Lepidochelys kempii isolate rLepKem1 chromosome 21, rLepKem1.hap2, whole genome shotgun sequence genome:
- the NUCKS1 gene encoding nuclear ubiquitous casein and cyclin-dependent kinase substrate 1 isoform X2 codes for MSRPVRNRKVVDYSQFQESDDADEDYGRDSAPPAKKIRSSPREAKNKRRPGKNSQEDSEDSEEKDVKTKKDDSHSPDEDFGSEDDDLGADDGKADSDYESSQKSKKAKKAKPEKNKRASKSRKRAAEDSEDEKEDHKNVRQQRQAASKAASKQREMLMDNVGSEEEEQEEEEAPFQEMTPSPVKGKGKAGRPTASKASKEKTPSPKEEDEEPESPPEKKKKSASPPPDKSGDEGSEDEAASGED; via the exons ATGTCCAGGCCGGTCAG gaacaGGAAGGTGGTCGATTATTCACAGTTTCAGGAATCAGATGATGCTG ATGAAGATTATGGAAGAGATTCAGCCCCTCCAGCCAAGAAAATCCGTTCATCTCCCCGGGAGGCTAAAAATAAGAGGCGGCCTGGAAAGAATTCTCAGGAGGACAG CGAGGATTCAGAAGAAAAAGATGTGAAGACCAAGAAAGATGATTCACACTCACCAG ATGAAGACTTTGGCAGCGAGGATGATGACTTAGGAGCAGATGATGGCAAAGCTGACAGTGACTATGAGAGCTCGcaaaaaagtaaaaaagcaaaaaaagccAAACCTGAAAAGAACAAGAGAGCCTCCAAATCCAGGAAAAGGGCTGCAG AGGACAGTGAGGATGAGAAAGAAGACCACAAAAATGTGCGCCAGCAACGGCAAGCAGCTTCCAAAGCAGCTTCCAAGCAGCGAGAGATGCTTATGGATAATGTGGGCAGtgaggaggaagagcaggaggaggaggaggcaccATTCCAGGAGA TGACACCCAGTCCTGTGAAAGGCAAAGGGAAGGCAGGCCGCCCCACAGCTTCAAAGGCATCAAAAGAGAAGACCCCATCTCCCAAAGAAGAAGATGAAGAGCCTGAGAGTCccccagagaagaaaaaaaaatcagccagccCTCCACCAGATAAATCAGGGGATGAAGGGTCTGAAGATGAAGCAGCCTCTGGTGAAGATTAA
- the NUCKS1 gene encoding nuclear ubiquitous casein and cyclin-dependent kinase substrate 1 isoform X1, translated as MSRPVRNRKVVDYSQFQESDDADEDYGRDSAPPAKKIRSSPREAKNKRRPGKNSQEDSEDSEEKDVKTKKDDSHSPDEDFGSEDDDLGADDGKADSDYESSQKSKKAKKAKPEKNKRASKSRKRAAEDSEDEKEDHKNVRQQRQAASKAASKQREMLMDNVGSEEEEQEEEEAPFQEKDSGSDEDFLMEDDDDSDYGSSKKNKKKVAKKSKPERKEKKMPKPRLKATVTPSPVKGKGKAGRPTASKASKEKTPSPKEEDEEPESPPEKKKKSASPPPDKSGDEGSEDEAASGED; from the exons ATGTCCAGGCCGGTCAG gaacaGGAAGGTGGTCGATTATTCACAGTTTCAGGAATCAGATGATGCTG ATGAAGATTATGGAAGAGATTCAGCCCCTCCAGCCAAGAAAATCCGTTCATCTCCCCGGGAGGCTAAAAATAAGAGGCGGCCTGGAAAGAATTCTCAGGAGGACAG CGAGGATTCAGAAGAAAAAGATGTGAAGACCAAGAAAGATGATTCACACTCACCAG ATGAAGACTTTGGCAGCGAGGATGATGACTTAGGAGCAGATGATGGCAAAGCTGACAGTGACTATGAGAGCTCGcaaaaaagtaaaaaagcaaaaaaagccAAACCTGAAAAGAACAAGAGAGCCTCCAAATCCAGGAAAAGGGCTGCAG AGGACAGTGAGGATGAGAAAGAAGACCACAAAAATGTGCGCCAGCAACGGCAAGCAGCTTCCAAAGCAGCTTCCAAGCAGCGAGAGATGCTTATGGATAATGTGGGCAGtgaggaggaagagcaggaggaggaggaggcaccATTCCAGGAGA AAGATTCTGGCAGTGATGAAGACTTCCTCatggaagatgatgatgatagtGATTATggcagttcaaaaaagaacaaaaaaaaggtGGCTAAGAAATCCAAGccagagaggaaagaaaagaaaatgcctAAGCCCAGGCTAAAGGCTACAG TGACACCCAGTCCTGTGAAAGGCAAAGGGAAGGCAGGCCGCCCCACAGCTTCAAAGGCATCAAAAGAGAAGACCCCATCTCCCAAAGAAGAAGATGAAGAGCCTGAGAGTCccccagagaagaaaaaaaaatcagccagccCTCCACCAGATAAATCAGGGGATGAAGGGTCTGAAGATGAAGCAGCCTCTGGTGAAGATTAA